The nucleotide sequence ACACGGGCAGCTCAGGAAAGTAAGGAATGTTTCTGGCCCATTCAATGATGCTGAAGAGAAGTCTGGCGGCCAGCTCACAGATGCTGTCGATGCCCATGGAGGATCCGCTGCTGCCCCCCTGCATCTGTTGGCTGTATTGATGGGTGTAGCGGCTGTTGGGGTATGGCTCTGCCCTTAGAAGCTGTGAAATGAGCTCAGAGACCGGCTGCCCATTGTAGAACTCGTTCACGCCGCTTCCAGCATTACCGCCCACTGGAGTTGTGGATGGGCTGAGGTTGGAATGCGATGGAGGGATGCGTCCGCGCTGAACTGCTAAAGGGAGAGAGGGAAGAGGAAGGCACTGTTATGATGGATAGATGAGCCAAGTGCTTACCCACAGCATGGGACATCTGGCAGAGTCAGATGACCGACCTTAAGGATAAGAAACGACTAATTCCTGATTACACAAGGATTGGGAGGAACGAAAAATACTTTCGCAGGAAATGATCTATATGTTAACCTTATGACTTTtacaataatgataaaaatgtatttaaattgcTTCGGTTTAGAATTTAAAGACAGAAAAAGGGAGTCTTCCCTTAAGATTGAATGTGTTGTGTCCTACAGAATTTTCTACATCACGACAATCTCCTTAAAATCTCTAAGTTGACCAAACCACAAGTTatgaacaaaacacaagatCAAGTGACCAACTCTGTTTAGACTACTGGGTGAATCTCACAATTTCGGTTGAATTATGACAATCGAATTAAGACAAATATGTAACCATTATAAAATGACTCAAATAAAATTAGCATACATTTAAGGCAATGGCACAAACACTACAATATGTTACATTAATTTAACATGACAGTTTGGTGAAAAATGTTCTAAATTGTCAATGAAATGCAGAAAAACTTTAAGAAATTACATTGCAGAATACAGATATGTAGAaaatttaatttagaaatgtttaattgagtgatttaagtgtttttcatcGATGAATTGGCAATAgccttaaaaaaatgtcatgtggTGCGACCGtgatttatcttaaaatatatttctttgaaatgcttaatttttttttacaaatctttagtATTCGCATTTATTTGAGTTTTGGTAAGTAATCACGTCATATTTTGTTCTATAATTATGttgtcttattttttcatgagaaTGAATTCAActgatataaatgttttaaaaatactatTCACTTGAACAACGTACTGTATCAGAGATTCATATTTCagcaacaaaaatgataaatattttatttttaatttaagacaattattaatattattagtcGCACCACATGATAAGTGGTTGTTATATGTCTTTGGAccatatatattacatataagcGCAGTTATGTTTTGCTgacatttgatcattttctcacatttacatttatgcatttggcagacgcttttatccaaagcgattacAGTACATCATACTTAACATTTGTTTCAAAGTATATGCAaatcctgggatcgaacccatgccTTTGGCGTTGCTGACGCCATGCTCTAACCGCTAACCCCCTTTGTTTCCTTAAAATGACGACGTATTTCTCACCAAAAACGGTCCTTTCAGCTGATTTATGATGCGAATAGATATTTACCCTCTTTTCGCATTCCCACTCTGAAACACTTCTTTAAACGGCAGTATTGACACTGGTTGCGATGATGCTGGTCAATCTGGCAGTCTCGGTTTGATCTGAGAAAGACACCAAAATAGTTTCACATAAAAGGCTGCAATATTCAGCTtcttaaagacaaaaaaacccCTAATCTaacctgcacacaaacacagtagcAAATCTTCTCATTACCTGCATGTGTAATTTAAGTTTCGTCGGATGCTCCTCTTGAAGAAGCTCTTGCAGCCCTCACAGGTAAACACGCCGTAGTGTTTTCCACTGGACTTGTCACCGCACACCCCACAGTCCACCACACAGCCTTTATCATCGTCCCCGGCCTCCATGTCGCTGCCACCACCTTGCTGTGACGCATCATCCTCATCTCCCCTCAGGTAACCCTTGTCACCAAGTCCATTAGTATCCCCATTGGGATCTCCCCAGCCCCCTCTCACCATGGCCATTGCTTAGATATCAGCACAACTAAGAAAAAATGTCCCCCAAGTCCTGCTGGCAAAGACGGTTGACTCCTTTTCTTGACAGCTGCGTGTTCTAAAAAGAAAGGTTATGAAGGGCTCTAGATCGGGTAATTGTCTGTGGTCTCTTCTGACACATGGATGCTCAAGTCCGAGTCAGTCAACTTTGGTTTTGAGGCAGTGGCCTGTGCATTCTGTTTTGCCTTCTTGACTGATCATATTCACATTTTGGTGCAGTTTCTTAAACCGTACCTTTGAAAAAATGTCTCATTCAGACATTATAACTTGATTGGGTTTCCGATTGAAACAAGTACCTGTGAAAGAAGAAAAGTCACTCAACACCAAAATATCACTCTTGAAATCtgcataattcatttttataaagcgTGCTTATATTCATGACTTTATAGGAGGTTAACTTTCTTGACTTCTTTGGTTCTCAAAGAATTGACTAAAACGCAAGACCTTTACAATTCTTAGTCAAAGTAATAACGAGCTATTGAAAACGACAcatacaaaaatgacaaaaacaaaccatACTATAAAAATCGTCTGCTTGCACTCTACAATTTGTTCAAGGAAGtgcagtctgtgtttgttgtgaaaTGAGGACAGACTTTTGGAGTCACTCTAACAGTTAACGTGGCGCGGTTTAAAAAAAGAGCGAATCGATACCGACACGAGTTAAGAATTAACGCAACTTCGCGTTTGCGGTTCATACGTGATCACGGGTTAAAACTCCCGTTTCGACGTTTTTACGAGCGCCAGAAACGAGCATGCGGCCTAACCTCCAGCGATCTGACTCGAGCAGGGGGAGGGGTGGAGCCATAGCTTTAGCCACATACCTCACTCTCGACTTCGGCAAACACACTGTTTTTGCTAGCCGTTAACGCACCGAGACGCAAACTAGCGTGGGGTTCATTGTCCCGCGATGGAtggaaacatatttttaatttcctACCTGGTCGAAAAAGTGCATAAGTCGCGCGGGCTCAAGGAGGACAAGAGATCGCGCGAGCCAGTGTCCAGTAGAGCGCGCGCGCCGCGTGCCTGTGAGGGAGCGTgtatatgcgtgtgtgtgtgggtaagGGGGCGCGTAGGGATTTGACACAGCTATTCAAGCCCGCGGTTGCCATGGTATCCGCTGCCTTATATGGACAAAGAAGTCAAAGTGCAGCGAGGGCTGCTCTGCTGGGCACACAGAAAAGAGAATTTGGTGTTTTGCTCCAGAGAGATCAGTGACCTCAGGCGTGCTTCAAAGAACTGCAAAAATGCCTACATGACGCCAAACCCACGCAAGAAAAAAGCTTTGGTCTGTGCATAATCGCTTTTAAAGACCGTCCAGCATTATTCTTTAATCATATAAATTGGACCAAACGTGTATACGTTTGTAGAGGATGCTTTACTGTCTACGTAATCAAATAGAAAAACGATTTCAATGGCATTTAGCAGGAAAAATAACAGTGAAAAATCTAAACATAGATTGTGTGCACTCACAATTTATGTAGCATGCGGTCACAAGGCaggaaacattaaaaacaaagaatgaaaatacacattgatattttattatcaAACAATGCAGGGTAGCTTCGCAGGGTCATAGGATCATAGCTTTTTCACTTTTATAAGAGGAATGACTATGTGTATTCCTTTTTTGCACAATGAGAAAGTCCTCAGGCTATACATCTTGCTGTTGATACATGACATACCTGTCTCACCTTTTGAGATTTAGATCTTGGCCACATAAATTATTCAACAGAACATGAATTTACTCAGGAGAAAAACAATGTATTCGCTCATCTCCCTCTGCCTCCACTTCCTTCTCAAACTGCCCGTCTGAACTCACATTCTTAGATATTcttaaatagaataaaacagtgcTTTGCTGCTCATGTTATCAATATAAAAACCACAATGTTAAACCTGTTAAAAATGGATGTGCCGAAGCATTGCATTCCTCATTTAATTACCTTGTTATTCAAGGTTTGGTTACTTTGAGTCCAATGTTATGGTTGCATGTGCACCAATTTTTTCAactaaactgtgtgtgtgtgagagagagagattacacaaaagaaaagaaaagtatGTGTAGGAGTGCACGTGTGATGGGCATTGTACACAGCAAAGCGTTTATTTGACCCTTTGACCCCGGGCTGCAGGAATGTGTTTGATCTTTATTAGGAGATGTGAGGTAGGTAGTTTTGCCTGCTACATATTACTTTAAACAGACTATGTTCTATCGTTGTTATCAAAGAAATGTCTTTATAACAATGTTATTagaagctttacagaaaacaatcaGTGAAAGAAAATTATGCCAAAGTATTATTAGCTGTAATTATCCTGCAAGTATTTTTTCCTTAAGATGCTGGTAGATTCTGTGGCAAGTACACTCCCGGTTACacttgattaaaatgtttaaaaagggTTTGATCTAAAGGTGTTAGTTTAAGAATctgctaaaatatatatttgaaaatatttgtagaCAGAATTAAtgattatataattattaataattatgtaacaaaactaacattttgtttaagaaAAACGTTTTGAAATAGATGACTTTGAAgataaaatgccaagagaacATTTATGCAAATTCTAGGCAAAAAGTGATACACtcaagacattaaaatataacaagCTTTGGGTTCTTTTCAattcacaacataattcccgaactttcatttattgtttagatctggatagaaacatacacttgtttcttgttttatctcattttattattctatttcatttatcccatttatcACAATATTCATCTATCATatgttttcattctttttttttattattcacttctattcgtattatttgttccttactttcctgttgtttaacctcgttgggagttgtattgtgacctatgctgatatgagtatccattggtctccatctcaataatgttttgatactgttatcttgaatggttaaaaacacatattgaatctgtttctagtcagacgaagtttgacagagctttactgagcatcaacgcacaactgagattattcaataaataatgtttctgtctatttaacatcacttcgtctcctgcctgctgttcttcccttcagctctatatctccctggtggttgggttgaaggattgactcacaacggagttgatatttccaggtttaatttgttcctgacggagagagatctagtgaaactggactcaaagtttacatctataagatctacaagccatatctcatagttggatctatcaggGTTAAGTaacgtttttaaaagaaattacaATTATGTCTCTTATCGCAATTCAATATACATAGACAACCTGAAGTTTTGTATTGATGACAACAAATTTCAGATATAATCAGTCAAGGGGCATTTCAATGAAGACAGTTTAGATGTTTGACTACATATTTTTAGCTTCTTAGTTAAAGTTGCTGTCATATAGTGACAATTAAAGCAAGTCTTGTTGGTGCCTGACAGAAACCATTAGTGAATAAGTCCATCAGGCTGTTTGTAGGTGGTCCATGAAATTGATAAGCTTTGCATATATTGGCCACGTATGCAAACATGTCAAAGGACTATTGGAGTCAACATCTAAATTTAAAGGCAATAGCTTcagtcattttacattttacaatacaACTGAACCCAAGTGTCATTtcttaaatgtgatttttttcctttttttttcttaactctTTTGTCAGTTCagttgtttaaaggggtcaagaCTTTGTCATCACGTGGTGATGTTACAATAAAAGTGAGTTGAGATGACACGGCTAAattatcgtttgtttaagatgtaattcaatgtgttttcACCATTTacggttaaaaaacgctgtattttccacataccgtgcatgtttgtatatccTCTtcgccccgcctctctgaaacgcgcagattttttacaaagctcatcgctcttaaaaagcgaggtgtgttatgattggccagttaaccagtgcatagtgattggttgaatactgcaatcattttatgtaaatctaACGACTCTTACCAAATTTGGaatatcaggttccaaagcaattgtactgacatgtacgcccatcttacttgtgtatacatttttgcggtcttagtcaaatcataccacgaactgacgtagatttgtggggtgtGGCTTCACGAgatgtttcaggcaggtctgggtgagcattcgcttttcgagataatacatattttttgcaatttaacgtgtctaatacatgcatgggcaacacaTCAAAGACATAATGACGTAATGTGCACTTTAATTTGCAAGCCTACGGCATTGGAAACATTTGTGAAACAGTATGTGAACAAAGTCTTGTTTGATGACAATTTTAACGTCAGGCGTATTTTAGAAACGGATAAACAGGACGATTAGTTCTTGATAATGTCAGCAAAT is from Triplophysa dalaica isolate WHDGS20190420 chromosome 3, ASM1584641v1, whole genome shotgun sequence and encodes:
- the nr2f6a gene encoding nuclear receptor subfamily 2 group F member 6a isoform X2; protein product: MAMVRGGWGDPNGDTNGLGDKGYLRGDEDDASQQGGGSDMEAGDDDKGCVVDCGVCGDKSSGKHYGVFTCEGCKSFFKRSIRRNLNYTCRSNRDCQIDQHHRNQCQYCRLKKCFRVGMRKEVQRGRIPPSHSNLSPSTTPVGGNAGSGVNEFYNGQPVSELISQLLRAEPYPNSRYTHQYSQQMQGGSSGSSMGIDSICELAARLLFSIIEWARNIPYFPELPVSEQVALLRLSWSELFILNAAQSALPLHMAPLLAAAGFHSSPMSAERVVAFMDQVRVFQDQVEKLTRLQVDSAEYSCLKAIALFSPDACGLTDPAHIESLQEKAQVALTEYERMQYPGQPQRFGRLLLRLPALRAVPANLISQLFFMRLVGKTPIETLIRDMQLSGSSISWPYVPGQ
- the nr2f6a gene encoding nuclear receptor subfamily 2 group F member 6a isoform X1 — encoded protein: MAMVRGGWGDPNGDTNGLGDKGYLRGDEDDASQQGGGSDMEAGDDDKGCVVDCGVCGDKSSGKHYGVFTCEGCKSFFKRSIRRNLNYTCRSNRDCQIDQHHRNQCQYCRLKKCFRVGMRKEAVQRGRIPPSHSNLSPSTTPVGGNAGSGVNEFYNGQPVSELISQLLRAEPYPNSRYTHQYSQQMQGGSSGSSMGIDSICELAARLLFSIIEWARNIPYFPELPVSEQVALLRLSWSELFILNAAQSALPLHMAPLLAAAGFHSSPMSAERVVAFMDQVRVFQDQVEKLTRLQVDSAEYSCLKAIALFSPDACGLTDPAHIESLQEKAQVALTEYERMQYPGQPQRFGRLLLRLPALRAVPANLISQLFFMRLVGKTPIETLIRDMQLSGSSISWPYVPGQ